The following are encoded together in the Methylorubrum sp. B1-46 genome:
- a CDS encoding Na+/H+ antiporter subunit C, producing MEIVLSAGIGILAASGVWLMLRPRTFQVALGLSLLSYAVNLFIFAMGRLTVGAPPVLKTGPETVSVDDPVPQALVLTALVISFALTALFLVVLLAARGVTGNDHVDGREPHHAEPSPENPHP from the coding sequence ATGGAAATCGTGCTGTCGGCGGGAATCGGCATCCTGGCCGCGTCCGGCGTATGGCTGATGCTGCGTCCGCGCACCTTTCAGGTGGCGCTCGGGCTGTCGCTGCTGAGCTACGCCGTCAACCTGTTCATCTTCGCCATGGGCCGGCTCACCGTCGGCGCGCCGCCGGTGCTCAAGACCGGGCCGGAAACCGTCTCGGTCGACGATCCGGTGCCGCAGGCGCTGGTGCTCACCGCGCTGGTCATCAGCTTCGCCCTGACCGCCCTGTTCCTCGTCGTGCTGCTCGCCGCCCGCGGCGTCACCGGCAACGACCACGTCGACGGCCGCGAACCGCACCACGCCGAACCGAGCCCGGAGAACCCGCACCCATGA
- a CDS encoding monovalent cation/H+ antiporter subunit A, with protein MTSNALLAAAAILPFAGSVIAGALPSHARNAAAGLAGFVTLASLGCILALTPQLAGGGTVVHAVEWLPSLGVNLVLRLDGLAWLFSVLVLAIGALVVLYARYYMAAADPVPRLFSYFLAFVGAMLGIVLSGNLIQLVLFWELTSIVSFLLIGYWYDNAAARDGARMSLTITAAGGLCLLVGTILIGRIVGSYDLDTVLASGDTIRNSPLYLPALVLVLAGALTKSAQFPFHIWLPRAMAAPTPISAYLHSATMVKAGIFLMIRLWPVLSGTEQWYWIVGSAGMATLLVGSWSAIFQHDLKGLLAYSTISHLGLITLLLGLNSPLAVVAAIFHTVNHATFKASLFMAVGIIDHETGTRDMRRLSGLWRAMPYTGTLAMVAAAAMAGVPLLNGFLSKEMFLSEAVDNMGDHPIHIALPVLATLASAFTMLYSLRFIRQTFFGPPPHDLPHEPHEPVRWMRIPIELLVLTCIAIGLVPNLTIGPALERAVGAVFGAEAPSYSLAIWHGFNLPLVLSMTALVGGVLLYLLFGKRIDTNPRGGPWLMDRLDGGRLFERAMTGLTKGARVLEQWFGAERLQPQLRILFLAALLAALAAGTARGLDLLAPGRLTPFDPAFALMWVVGAACAVGAAERAKYHRLSATIFVGGAGLVSSLTFLWLSAPDLAVTQILVEIVTTVMLLLGLRWLPKRDAAIPAPPAERARARRRRIIDLCIAVFVGLGLAGLAYAVMTRPAGDGIARWFVEEAYPQAGGRNVVNVLLVDFRAFDTLGEISVLGIVGLTVFALLRRFRPAPDSLERPKQQHHHDAYDRAREGRKPGDTAADALLVPRVVMTWLFPFIILLSLHLFLRGHDLPGGGFAAGIALTIAFILQYMACGAQWVEERLRIQPIAWIGLGLLIAAGAGAASWVFGRPFLTAYFAYWKLPFIGKVPAASALVFDLGIMVLVVGASALMLVALAHQSLRRTRSAEAEAERAAEETA; from the coding sequence ATGACGTCCAACGCCCTTCTCGCCGCCGCCGCGATCCTCCCCTTCGCGGGCTCCGTGATCGCGGGTGCCCTGCCCAGCCATGCGCGCAATGCCGCCGCCGGGCTCGCCGGGTTCGTGACGCTGGCCAGCCTCGGCTGCATCCTCGCCCTCACGCCGCAACTGGCCGGGGGCGGCACTGTCGTCCATGCGGTCGAGTGGCTGCCGAGCCTCGGCGTCAACCTCGTCCTCCGGCTCGACGGGCTCGCCTGGCTTTTCTCGGTGCTGGTGCTCGCCATCGGCGCGCTCGTGGTGCTCTACGCGCGCTACTACATGGCCGCCGCCGACCCGGTGCCGCGGCTGTTCTCCTATTTTCTCGCCTTCGTCGGCGCGATGCTCGGCATCGTGCTCTCCGGCAACCTGATCCAGCTCGTGCTGTTCTGGGAGCTGACGAGCATCGTCTCGTTCCTGCTGATCGGCTACTGGTACGACAACGCCGCGGCACGTGACGGCGCGCGGATGTCGCTGACGATCACCGCCGCGGGCGGCCTGTGCCTGCTGGTCGGCACGATCCTGATCGGGCGCATCGTCGGCAGCTACGATCTCGACACGGTGCTGGCCTCGGGCGACACGATCCGCAACAGCCCGCTCTACCTGCCGGCCCTGGTGCTGGTTCTGGCGGGCGCGCTCACCAAGTCGGCGCAGTTCCCGTTCCATATCTGGCTGCCCCGCGCCATGGCGGCGCCGACGCCGATCAGCGCCTACCTGCACTCGGCCACCATGGTGAAGGCCGGCATCTTCCTGATGATCCGCCTGTGGCCGGTGCTGTCGGGCACGGAGCAATGGTACTGGATCGTCGGCAGCGCCGGCATGGCGACCCTGCTGGTCGGCTCGTGGAGCGCGATCTTCCAGCACGACCTGAAGGGTCTGCTCGCCTACTCGACCATCAGCCATCTCGGGCTGATCACGCTGCTGCTCGGCCTCAACTCGCCGCTCGCCGTGGTCGCGGCGATCTTCCACACCGTGAACCACGCCACCTTCAAGGCGTCGCTGTTCATGGCGGTGGGCATCATCGACCATGAGACCGGCACGCGCGACATGCGCCGCCTCTCCGGCCTGTGGCGGGCGATGCCCTACACGGGCACGCTCGCCATGGTCGCCGCCGCAGCGATGGCCGGCGTGCCGCTGCTCAACGGCTTCCTCTCGAAGGAGATGTTCCTGTCGGAGGCGGTCGACAACATGGGCGACCACCCGATCCACATCGCCCTGCCGGTTCTGGCGACGCTCGCCAGCGCCTTCACCATGCTCTACTCGCTGCGCTTCATCCGCCAGACCTTCTTCGGCCCGCCGCCGCACGACCTGCCGCACGAGCCGCACGAACCGGTGCGCTGGATGCGCATCCCGATCGAGCTGCTCGTCCTCACCTGCATCGCCATCGGCCTCGTCCCGAACCTGACCATCGGTCCGGCGCTCGAGCGTGCCGTGGGCGCGGTGTTCGGCGCGGAGGCGCCCTCCTACAGCCTCGCGATCTGGCACGGCTTCAACCTGCCGCTGGTGCTCAGCATGACCGCCCTCGTCGGCGGTGTGCTGCTCTACCTCCTGTTCGGCAAGCGCATCGACACCAATCCCCGCGGCGGTCCCTGGCTGATGGACCGGCTCGACGGCGGCCGGCTGTTCGAGCGGGCGATGACCGGCCTGACCAAGGGCGCCCGCGTCCTGGAGCAGTGGTTCGGCGCCGAGCGGCTCCAGCCGCAATTGCGCATCCTGTTCCTTGCAGCCTTGCTCGCGGCGCTCGCGGCGGGCACCGCCCGCGGGCTCGACCTGCTCGCACCGGGCCGACTCACGCCGTTCGATCCCGCCTTCGCGCTGATGTGGGTCGTCGGCGCGGCCTGCGCGGTCGGCGCGGCCGAGCGGGCGAAGTATCACCGCCTCTCGGCCACGATCTTCGTCGGCGGGGCGGGGCTCGTCAGCAGCCTGACCTTCCTCTGGCTCTCGGCGCCGGATCTCGCGGTGACGCAGATCCTCGTCGAGATCGTCACGACCGTCATGCTGCTGCTGGGCCTACGCTGGCTGCCGAAGCGCGACGCGGCGATCCCGGCGCCTCCCGCGGAGCGAGCACGGGCACGCCGCCGCCGCATCATCGACCTGTGCATCGCCGTCTTCGTCGGCCTCGGCCTAGCCGGGCTCGCCTATGCCGTGATGACCCGCCCGGCCGGCGACGGCATCGCCCGCTGGTTCGTCGAGGAGGCCTATCCGCAGGCCGGCGGGCGCAACGTGGTCAACGTGCTGCTGGTCGACTTCCGCGCCTTCGACACGCTCGGCGAGATCTCGGTGCTCGGCATCGTCGGGCTCACGGTGTTCGCCCTGCTGCGCCGCTTCCGCCCGGCGCCCGACAGCCTGGAGCGGCCGAAGCAGCAGCACCACCACGACGCCTACGACCGCGCCCGCGAGGGCCGCAAGCCCGGCGACACCGCCGCCGACGCGCTGCTCGTGCCGCGGGTGGTGATGACGTGGCTGTTCCCCTTCATCATCCTCCTGTCGCTGCACCTGTTCCTGCGCGGGCACGACCTGCCCGGCGGCGGCTTCGCAGCGGGCATCGCGCTCACCATCGCCTTCATCCTGCAATACATGGCCTGCGGCGCGCAGTGGGTCGAGGAGCGGCTGCGGATCCAGCCGATCGCCTGGATCGGCCTCGGCCTGCTGATCGCGGCGGGTGCCGGCGCGGCCTCGTGGGTGTTCGGGCGGCCCTTCCTCACCGCCTACTTCGCCTATTGGAAGCTGCCGTTCATCGGCAAGGTGCCGGCGGCGAGCGCCCTGGTGTTCGATCTCGGCATCATGGTGCTGGTGGTCGGCGCGAGCGCCCTGATGCTGGTGGCGCTCGCCCACCAGTCGCTGCGCCGCACCCGCAGCGCGGAGGCGGAAGCCGAACGGGCCGCCGAGGAGACGGCGTAA
- a CDS encoding monovalent cation/H+ antiporter subunit D, whose amino-acid sequence MTAPLLSGPGAVLWSDHLIVLPIVLPIAVAGAMFLMDERRHRLKSVLSLATVLAMLATALVLVTRVTEAPEVYRLGNWAAPYGIVLVADRLSAMMLTLAGVLGLSALVFSFARWGRAGPRFHGLFLLLLMGVNGAFLTGDVFNLFVFFEVMLAASYGLVLHGSGETRIRAGLGYIAVNLVASLFFLVGVSLIYGTMGTLNMADLARRLASPPAEAGLFEVGCAVLGIAFLIKCSAWPLGFWLPTTYAAATAPAAAILAILSKVGVYVVIRLSLLLFGAGSSEGFGQSWILATGLATIAFGTIGILAARELTRAAGYAVMISSGTVLAALGTGSDGALSGALYYLVGSTFAAAALFLLAEILQRSRDPADVAQPVFADEYRDPFDDAGATEIGRAIPATVAILGGGFLVCTLMLAGIPPLAGFVGKLAMFSGLASGTMSAAAWWLIAVLTLSSLGTLIPLVRLGIFSLWVPHDDPQPVLRSPELASLSVLLAACVALALWAGPALAYTEATVRWLSQPQDYVRAVLDAGVGKGASKATGKGAGSGAAGAGS is encoded by the coding sequence ATGACCGCGCCCCTCCTCAGCGGACCCGGCGCGGTCCTGTGGTCCGACCATCTCATCGTCCTGCCGATCGTGCTGCCGATCGCGGTGGCCGGCGCGATGTTCCTGATGGACGAGCGGCGCCACCGCCTGAAATCGGTGCTCAGCCTCGCCACGGTGCTGGCGATGCTCGCCACCGCCCTCGTCCTCGTCACCCGCGTCACCGAGGCGCCGGAGGTCTACCGCCTCGGCAATTGGGCGGCACCCTACGGCATCGTGCTGGTGGCCGACCGGCTCTCGGCGATGATGCTGACGCTGGCCGGCGTGCTGGGGCTTTCCGCCCTGGTCTTCTCCTTCGCCCGCTGGGGCCGGGCCGGGCCGCGCTTCCACGGCCTGTTCCTGCTGCTGCTGATGGGGGTGAACGGCGCCTTCCTCACCGGCGACGTGTTCAACCTGTTCGTGTTCTTCGAGGTGATGCTGGCCGCCTCCTACGGGCTCGTGCTGCACGGCTCGGGCGAGACGCGGATCCGGGCCGGGCTCGGCTACATCGCCGTCAACCTCGTCGCCTCGCTGTTCTTCCTCGTCGGCGTGAGCCTGATCTACGGCACGATGGGCACGCTCAACATGGCCGATCTCGCCCGGCGACTCGCGAGTCCGCCCGCGGAAGCCGGCCTGTTCGAGGTCGGCTGCGCCGTGCTCGGCATCGCCTTTCTGATCAAGTGCAGCGCTTGGCCCCTCGGCTTCTGGCTACCGACCACCTACGCCGCGGCGACCGCTCCGGCAGCGGCGATCCTGGCGATCCTCAGCAAGGTCGGCGTCTACGTCGTGATCCGCCTCAGCCTGCTGCTGTTCGGTGCCGGCTCCTCGGAAGGGTTCGGCCAGAGCTGGATCCTCGCCACGGGGCTCGCGACGATCGCCTTCGGCACGATCGGCATCCTCGCCGCGCGCGAACTGACGAGGGCAGCGGGCTACGCGGTGATGATCTCCTCGGGCACCGTGCTGGCCGCGCTCGGCACCGGCAGCGACGGGGCGCTTTCGGGCGCGCTCTACTACCTCGTCGGCTCGACCTTCGCCGCCGCCGCCCTGTTCCTGCTGGCCGAGATCCTTCAGCGCAGCCGCGACCCGGCGGACGTGGCGCAGCCCGTCTTCGCCGACGAGTACCGCGATCCCTTCGACGATGCCGGCGCCACCGAGATCGGCCGGGCGATCCCCGCCACGGTGGCGATCCTCGGTGGCGGCTTCCTCGTCTGCACGCTGATGCTCGCCGGCATTCCCCCGCTCGCCGGCTTCGTCGGCAAGCTGGCGATGTTCTCCGGCCTCGCCTCCGGCACGATGAGCGCCGCGGCGTGGTGGCTGATCGCCGTGCTCACGCTGTCGAGCCTCGGCACCCTGATTCCCCTGGTCCGGCTCGGCATCTTCAGCCTCTGGGTACCCCACGACGACCCGCAGCCCGTGCTGCGCTCACCGGAACTGGCGAGCCTCAGCGTGCTGCTCGCGGCCTGCGTGGCGCTCGCCCTCTGGGCCGGGCCGGCGCTGGCCTATACCGAGGCCACCGTGCGCTGGCTGTCGCAGCCGCAGGATTACGTCCGCGCCGTGCTCGATGCCGGTGTCGGCAAAGGTGCCAGTAAAGCCACCGGCAAGGGCGCTGGCAGCGGCGCGGCGGGAGCGGGATCATGA